In Piliocolobus tephrosceles isolate RC106 chromosome 6, ASM277652v3, whole genome shotgun sequence, the following are encoded in one genomic region:
- the LOC111522540 gene encoding olfactory receptor 4F6-like, translating into MDGANLSVVSEFVFLGLSNSWVIQLLLFLFSSAFYMASLVGNLLIVFSVTSDSHLHSPMYFLLANFSFLDLGVCSIAAPKMMYALFRKCKAISFGGCITQIFFIHAVGGTEMVLLIAMAFDRYVAICKPLHYLTIMNPRICILILAAAWILGLIHSVAQLAFVIDLPFCGPNVLDSFYCDLPQLIKLACTETNRLEFMGTANNGLISVRSFSILIISYIFILVAAQKHSSGGLSEAVSTLSAHVSVVVLVFGPLIFFFIWPFPSSHLDKFLAIFDATLFF; encoded by the coding sequence ATGGATGGAGCCAACCTCTCTGTGGTGTCTGAGTTTGTGTTCCTGGGACTCTCTAACTCATGGGTGATccagcttcttcttttcctcttttcctctgcaTTCTACATGGCAAGTCTGGTGGGAAACCTCCTCATTGTGTTCTCTGTAACTTCTGACTCTCACTTACACTCCCCTATGTATTTCCTGCTGGCCAATTTCTCCTTTCTTGACCTGGGAGTTTGCTCTATTGCAGCCCCCAAAATGATGTATGCcctttttagaaaatgcaaagcCATCTCTTTTGGGGGCTGTATAACTCAGATCTTCTTTATTCATGCTGTTGGGGGCACGGAGATGGTGCTGCTCATAGCCATGGCCTTTGACCGATATGTGGCTATATGTAAGCCCCTCCACTACCTGACCATCATGAACCCAcgaatatgcattttaattttggcTGCTGCCTGGATCCTTGGCCTCATTCACTCAGTGGCCCAACTGGCTTTTGTCATAGACTTGCCCTTCTGTGGCCCTAATGTATTGGACAGCTTTTACTGTGATCTCCCTCAGCTCATTAAACTTGCTTGTACAGAGACCAATAGACTGGAGTTCATGGGCACAGCCAACAATGGACTCATCTCTGTGAGGTCTTTCTCCATATTAATTATTTCTTACATCTTCATTCTGGTCGCTGCTCAGAAACACTCCTCAGGTGGTTTATCCGAGGCCGTCTCTACTTTGTCAGCTCATGTCTCTGTGGTTGTTTTAGTTTTCGgaccattgattttctttttcatctggcCCTTCCCCTCATCACATTTGGACAAATTTCTTGCTATCTTTGATGCAACACTCTTTTTCTGA
- the LOC111522528 gene encoding olfactory receptor 4F3/4F16/4F29-like has translation MNGENHSVVSEFFLLGLTSSWEIQIFLFLFFTMFYVASMLGNILIMLTIISDHHLHSPMYFLLANLSFIDAGVSSIANPKMVYDLFRKHKVISLKGCITQMFFIHTVGGTEMVLLVVMAYDRYTAICKPLHYLNIMSLRMCISFMAVAWTIGLIHSVARLAFVVNLPFCGPNQMDSFYCDFPRFIKLACIDTYRLEFLVTANSDFISMGTFFILIVSYIFILVTFRKHSSGGSSKALPTLIAHITVVVFFFGPCIIVYVWPFPTLLIDKFLAIFDVLITPFMNPVIYTFRNKDMKVAMRKLFLRALSIRQNSFSPSPKKFRFILTILRN, from the coding sequence ATGAATGGAGAAAATCACTCAGTGGTGTCTGAATTTTTCTTGTTGGGACTCACGAGTTCTTGGGAGattcagattttcctttttctctttttcacaatGTTTTATGTAGCAAGTATGCTTGGAAACATTCTCATTATGCTTACTATAATCTCAGACCATCACTTACATTCCCCCATGTACTTTCTGTTGGCAAATCTCTCCTTCATTGATGCAGGTGTTTCCAGCATTGCAAACCCAAAGATGGTTTATGACCTTTTCAGAAAACATAAAGTCATCTCCTTGAAAGGATGCATTACTCAGATGTTCTTTattcacactgttggtggtacAGAGATGGTGCTGCTCGTAGTCATGGCCTATGATCGCTATACTGCTATCTGTAAGCCCCTCCACTACCTGAACATCATGAGCCtaagaatgtgcatttcttttaTGGCTGTTGCTTGGACCATTGGACTCATCCATTCTGTGGCCCGACTGGCTTTTGTTGTAAACTTACCCTTTTGTGGCCCCAACCAAATGGAtagtttttattgtgattttcCTCGGTTTATCAAACTTGCATGTATAGACACATACAGACTGGAGTTTCTGGTCACTGCCAACAGTGATTTCATCTCCATGGGCACTTTCTTCATCTTGATTGTGTCCTACATCTTTATTCTGGTCACATTTCGTAAACACTCTTCAGGAGGTTCATCCAAGGCCCTGCCCACTCTCATAGCTCACATCACTGTTGTGGTTTTCTTCTTTGGTCCTTGCATTATTGTCTATGTGTGGCCATTTCCTACCTTACTTATAGATAAATTTTTAGCTATCTTTGATGTCCTTATTACTCCTTTTATGAATCCTGTCATCTATACATTTAGAAATAAGGACATGAAGGTAGCAATGAGGAAACTGTTTCTTAGGGCTTTAAGTATCAGGCAGAATTCTTTTTCTCCCAGTCCAAAAAAATTCAGATTCATCTTGACTATTCTTAGAAATTAA